A single Stutzerimonas stutzeri DNA region contains:
- a CDS encoding divergent polysaccharide deacetylase family protein has translation MPRVVRLLLEILAPLLMIATPAIAAGETDEAQRLEAVSQRPKLALVIDDLGQNTVRDRRVLALPGPVALAILPDSRHATTLAERARAAGKTVMLHLPMAPAGGPYAWQPQLPQAELERRLDNALAKVPHANGVNNHMGSQMTIHPQPMDALMRGLQQRHLFFLDSRTNTGTIAAAAAQRIGLASLSRDIFLDDDPSPEAVAAQFRAAVRLAHKQGSVVIIGHPHPATLALLEQELPRLPTHGIDWVDIGQMIATRGNRAMAAHGAHGIYR, from the coding sequence ATGCCACGGGTCGTACGCCTGTTGCTGGAAATTCTGGCCCCGCTACTGATGATCGCCACGCCGGCTATCGCGGCCGGCGAAACAGACGAAGCACAGCGCCTGGAAGCCGTCTCGCAGAGGCCGAAACTGGCGCTGGTGATCGACGACCTTGGGCAGAATACCGTCAGGGATCGTCGGGTCCTGGCCTTGCCGGGCCCGGTGGCCTTGGCAATTCTCCCCGACAGCCGCCACGCCACGACACTCGCAGAGCGAGCCAGGGCGGCAGGCAAGACCGTGATGCTGCATCTCCCCATGGCCCCCGCTGGCGGCCCCTACGCCTGGCAGCCGCAGCTACCGCAGGCGGAGCTGGAACGCCGGCTGGACAATGCGCTGGCGAAGGTGCCGCATGCCAACGGCGTGAATAATCACATGGGCAGCCAGATGACCATTCACCCGCAGCCGATGGACGCATTGATGCGTGGGCTGCAACAACGGCATCTTTTCTTTCTCGACAGCCGTACCAACACCGGCACGATCGCCGCTGCCGCCGCGCAGCGAATCGGATTGGCCAGCCTTTCACGCGATATCTTTCTCGATGACGATCCCAGCCCCGAGGCCGTTGCGGCGCAGTTTCGCGCCGCAGTACGGCTGGCGCACAAGCAGGGTTCGGTGGTCATCATCGGGCATCCGCACCCGGCCACGCTGGCATTGCTGGAACAGGAGCTGCCACGCTTGCCGACGCACGGCATCGACTGGGTGGATATCGGTCAGATGATCGCGACCCGCGGTAACCGAGCGATGGCCGCCCATGGGGCGCATGGCATCTATCGCTGA
- the hisF gene encoding imidazole glycerol phosphate synthase subunit HisF: protein MALAKRIIPCLDVDNGRVVKGVQFENIRDAGDPVEIARRYDEQGADEITFLDITASVDNRDTTLHTVERMASQVFIPLTVGGGVRTVQDIRNLLNAGADKVSINTAAVFTPEFVGEAAERFGSQCIVVAIDAKKVSGPGEAPRWEIFTHGGRKPTGLDAVLWAQKMEALGAGEILLTSMDQDGVKSGYDLGVTRAISEAVHIPVIASGGVGNLQHLADGIIEGKADAVLAASIFHFGEYTVPEAKAYMASCGIVMR, encoded by the coding sequence ATGGCATTGGCCAAACGCATCATCCCCTGCCTCGACGTGGACAATGGCCGCGTGGTCAAGGGCGTCCAGTTCGAGAACATCCGCGACGCCGGCGACCCGGTGGAGATCGCGCGCCGCTACGATGAGCAGGGGGCCGACGAGATCACCTTCCTCGACATCACCGCCAGTGTCGACAACCGTGACACCACGTTGCATACCGTCGAGCGCATGGCCAGCCAGGTCTTCATTCCGCTGACCGTCGGCGGTGGCGTGCGTACCGTGCAGGACATCCGCAACCTGCTCAATGCCGGCGCCGACAAGGTCTCGATCAACACGGCCGCTGTCTTCACGCCGGAGTTCGTGGGCGAAGCCGCTGAGCGCTTTGGCTCGCAGTGCATCGTGGTTGCCATCGACGCGAAGAAGGTCTCCGGGCCGGGCGAGGCGCCACGCTGGGAAATCTTCACCCATGGCGGGCGCAAACCTACCGGGCTCGATGCCGTGCTCTGGGCGCAGAAGATGGAAGCGCTGGGCGCCGGTGAAATTCTCCTGACCAGCATGGACCAGGATGGCGTCAAGAGCGGCTATGACCTGGGTGTCACCCGTGCGATCAGTGAGGCGGTGCATATTCCGGTGATCGCATCCGGCGGCGTCGGCAATCTGCAACACCTGGCCGATGGCATCATCGAAGGCAAGGCTGACGCAGTACTGGCGGCCAGCATCTTCCACTTTGGCGAGTACACGGTGCCGGAAGCCAAAGCCTACATGGCAAGTTGCGGCATCGTGATGCGTTGA
- the hisA gene encoding 1-(5-phosphoribosyl)-5-[(5-phosphoribosylamino)methylideneamino]imidazole-4-carboxamide isomerase, whose amino-acid sequence MLIIPAIDLKDGACVRLRQGLMDDATVFSDDPVAMAAKWVEAGCRRLHLVDLNGAFEGQPVNGEVVTAIARRYPNLPIQIGGGIRSLETIEHYVRAGVSYVIIGTKAVKQPEFVGEACRAFPGKVIVGLDAKDGFVATDGWAEVSSVQAVDLARRFEADGVSAIVYTDIAKDGMMQGCNVEATVALANASRIPVIASGGIHNIGDIQKLLDTNTPGIIGAITGRAIYEGTLDVAEAQALCDLKFKDE is encoded by the coding sequence ATGCTGATTATTCCCGCGATCGATCTCAAGGACGGCGCTTGCGTACGTTTGCGCCAGGGCCTGATGGATGATGCGACGGTATTTTCCGATGACCCGGTAGCCATGGCCGCCAAGTGGGTCGAGGCCGGTTGCCGCCGTCTGCACCTGGTGGACCTCAACGGCGCATTCGAAGGCCAGCCGGTCAACGGCGAAGTGGTCACCGCGATCGCCCGGCGCTATCCGAACCTGCCGATCCAGATCGGCGGGGGTATCCGGTCGCTGGAAACCATCGAGCACTACGTCCGTGCAGGCGTCAGCTACGTGATCATCGGCACCAAGGCGGTCAAGCAGCCGGAGTTTGTCGGTGAAGCCTGCCGCGCATTTCCGGGCAAGGTCATCGTGGGTCTGGATGCCAAGGACGGGTTCGTCGCGACCGATGGCTGGGCCGAGGTCAGCAGCGTGCAGGCTGTGGATCTGGCGCGCCGCTTCGAAGCCGATGGGGTGTCGGCCATCGTCTACACCGACATCGCCAAGGACGGCATGATGCAGGGCTGTAACGTCGAGGCAACGGTGGCCCTGGCCAATGCCAGCCGTATCCCGGTGATCGCCTCGGGCGGTATCCATAATATCGGCGATATCCAGAAGCTGCTCGACACCAACACGCCCGGCATCATCGGCGCCATCACGGGCCGCGCCATTTACGAGGGCACCCTAGATGTGGCCGAAGCCCAGGCGCTCTGCGACTTGAAATTCAAGGACGAGTGA
- a CDS encoding DUF2164 domain-containing protein, with amino-acid sequence MSRAKLKAPVLTLDSAQEQAAQQIIKRFLEDRFELEMGSFEAQEVLDLFARKIAPLYYNKAIFDVQAHLKERFESIESDLWALEKS; translated from the coding sequence ATGAGCCGGGCAAAGCTCAAGGCGCCGGTCCTGACGCTGGATTCCGCTCAGGAGCAGGCGGCGCAGCAGATCATCAAGCGCTTTCTGGAAGACCGTTTCGAGCTGGAGATGGGCTCCTTCGAGGCGCAGGAAGTGCTCGATCTGTTTGCCCGCAAGATTGCTCCGCTCTACTACAACAAGGCGATTTTCGACGTGCAGGCACACCTTAAGGAAAGGTTTGAAAGCATCGAAAGCGACCTGTGGGCGCTCGAAAAGAGCTGA
- the hisH gene encoding imidazole glycerol phosphate synthase subunit HisH codes for MQTVAVIDYGMGNLHSVAKALEHVGAGRVLVTSDAHVIREADRVVFPGVGAIRDCMAEIRRLGFDELVREVSVDRPFLGICVGMQALMERSEENSGVDCIGLFPGQVRFFGKDLEEAGERLKVPHMGWNEVEQGIAHPLWHNIPADGRFYFVHSYYIEAGNPRQVVGRGHYGKDFAAALADGSRFAVQFHPEKSHTHGLQLLQNFAAWDGRW; via the coding sequence ATGCAGACGGTCGCTGTCATCGATTACGGCATGGGCAACCTGCACTCGGTCGCCAAGGCGCTCGAGCATGTGGGGGCCGGCCGGGTGCTGGTCACCAGCGATGCCCATGTGATCCGCGAGGCGGATCGCGTGGTGTTCCCGGGCGTCGGCGCGATCCGTGACTGCATGGCTGAGATCCGACGGCTGGGGTTCGACGAGCTGGTCCGCGAAGTGAGCGTCGATCGTCCTTTCCTCGGCATCTGCGTCGGTATGCAGGCGCTGATGGAGCGCAGCGAGGAAAACAGTGGCGTCGATTGCATCGGCCTGTTTCCCGGCCAGGTGCGCTTCTTTGGCAAGGATCTCGAAGAAGCCGGCGAGCGGCTGAAAGTCCCGCATATGGGCTGGAACGAGGTAGAACAGGGGATTGCGCATCCGCTCTGGCACAACATCCCAGCCGATGGCCGTTTCTATTTCGTGCACAGCTATTACATCGAAGCGGGCAACCCAAGGCAGGTGGTCGGTCGCGGTCATTACGGCAAGGATTTCGCTGCTGCACTGGCCGACGGTTCGCGCTTCGCCGTGCAGTTCCATCCTGAAAAGAGCCACACCCACGGCCTGCAGCTGCTGCAGAATTTTGCCGCCTGGGACGGCCGTTGGTAA
- the hisB gene encoding imidazoleglycerol-phosphate dehydratase HisB, with translation MSERTACVERNTLETQVKATINLDGSGKSRFAIGVPFLEHMLDQIARHGLIDLDIECQGDLHIDDHHTVEDVGITLGQAFAKAVGDKKGMTRYGHSYVPLDEALSRVVIDFSGRPGLQMHVPYTRATVGGFDVDLFQEFFQGFVNHALVTLHIDNLRGHNTHHQIETVFKAFGRALRMAVTLDERMAGQMPSTKGCL, from the coding sequence ATGTCCGAACGTACGGCATGCGTAGAGCGCAATACCCTGGAAACCCAGGTCAAGGCCACCATTAATCTCGATGGCAGCGGCAAGTCCCGTTTTGCGATCGGCGTGCCCTTTCTCGAACACATGCTCGACCAGATCGCCCGTCACGGGCTGATCGATCTGGATATCGAGTGCCAGGGCGATCTGCATATCGATGACCACCACACCGTGGAAGACGTCGGTATCACGCTCGGTCAGGCTTTTGCCAAGGCCGTCGGCGACAAGAAGGGCATGACCCGCTACGGGCATTCCTATGTGCCGCTGGATGAAGCACTGTCGCGCGTGGTGATCGATTTTTCCGGGCGTCCGGGGTTGCAGATGCACGTCCCTTATACCCGCGCCACGGTCGGCGGCTTCGATGTCGATCTGTTCCAGGAGTTTTTCCAGGGTTTCGTCAATCACGCGCTGGTTACGCTGCATATCGATAATCTGCGTGGGCACAACACCCATCACCAGATCGAAACGGTGTTCAAGGCCTTCGGTCGCGCGCTGCGCATGGCGGTGACCCTGGACGAGCGCATGGCTGGCCAGATGCCGTCGACCAAGGGTTGCCTGTAA
- the panM gene encoding aspartate 1-decarboxylase autocleavage activator PanM translates to MPVLVETVTEPSQQDRIDLAKIFADAPVWLLAPYANAATLIEAALADRSLIAGRFNDRLLGAAILRRGAAHWQLSHLCVRKITRGRGVGKRLIEQSRNQAAEAGKALHLTAPAEQLEAQALAARMHLPLDPI, encoded by the coding sequence ATGCCCGTACTCGTCGAAACCGTCACCGAGCCCAGCCAGCAGGATCGCATCGATCTGGCGAAAATCTTTGCCGATGCCCCGGTCTGGCTGCTGGCGCCCTACGCGAATGCCGCAACCCTGATCGAGGCCGCGCTGGCCGACCGCAGCCTGATCGCCGGTCGTTTCAACGATCGCCTGCTTGGCGCGGCCATTCTGCGGCGCGGCGCGGCGCATTGGCAGCTGTCGCACCTGTGCGTTCGCAAGATCACGCGGGGCCGCGGTGTCGGAAAAAGGCTCATCGAGCAAAGCCGGAACCAGGCTGCGGAGGCCGGGAAAGCCCTGCATCTGACAGCGCCAGCCGAACAACTCGAGGCGCAGGCACTGGCCGCACGGATGCACCTGCCGCTGGACCCGATCTAG
- a CDS encoding AsmA family protein: MKALGKILGLVILGLLLLIVALGFALTHLFDPNDYKDEIRALARDKAGLELNIAGDIGWSLFPWLGLQLHDTTLASVRTPEQPFADLRMLGLSVRVLPLLSREVQMSDIALNGLNLTLARDESGKGNWEGVGQPPASETQPGSSPAEEPTETPADGSQDDDARRPLQLDIDSLTISDARVSYHDAQSGQQYSAEGIELTTGAIREATSIPVKLNAFFGSNQPVMRARTELQGALRFDTRLQRYQFEDLRLSGEASGEPLQGKTLSFTAQGQLLADFAADIAEWTSLKFTANQLRGLAELKARDVQEQPKITGTLSIAEFNLREFLDSIGQQIPATADNAALSKAELVTRLNASSNSLAFEELDLKLDGSTFTGQIGISDFAKQALRVDLKGDQLNLDRYLPPPGKQDSAGSARKSEVAATEAAVIGSGTTPLPDKPTQQAWSEASVLPIGTLRGLDTRINLTIASLTAMKLPLDDFALKARSAGGLLTLEDLRSNLYNGRIEATASLDVRPDVPLITAQTRLARIPVERLLQSQDENVTIKGLLNLDGDIRSQGNSQKAWIDNLNGKIGFLVDNGVLVDANLEQQLCRAIATLNRKPLTSEPRSKDTPFRQLKGNLTLRNGVATNPDLKASIPGLTVNGNGDVDLRVLGMDYRVGIIIEGDKGTMPDPACAVNERYVGIEWPLRCRGPLELGAKACRFDNDGLGKIAARLAGEKLNEKIEEKLGDKVSPELKDALKGLFNR, translated from the coding sequence ATGAAAGCGCTCGGCAAGATCCTGGGCCTGGTAATCCTCGGGTTGCTGCTGCTCATCGTCGCATTGGGCTTCGCCCTTACCCACTTGTTCGACCCCAACGATTACAAGGACGAGATTCGCGCGCTTGCCCGTGACAAGGCCGGACTCGAGCTGAATATCGCCGGTGACATCGGCTGGAGCCTGTTCCCCTGGCTCGGGCTACAACTGCACGACACCACATTGGCCAGCGTACGCACACCGGAACAACCCTTCGCCGACCTGCGCATGCTCGGGCTATCGGTTCGGGTGCTTCCACTGTTGAGCCGTGAAGTACAGATGAGCGACATTGCGCTCAACGGCCTGAACCTGACCCTCGCCCGTGACGAGAGCGGCAAGGGCAACTGGGAAGGCGTAGGCCAACCCCCAGCCAGCGAAACACAGCCCGGCTCCAGCCCCGCCGAGGAGCCAACCGAGACCCCGGCCGATGGGTCGCAGGACGATGACGCCAGGCGCCCCTTGCAGCTCGACATCGACAGCCTGACCATCAGCGATGCGCGGGTCTCCTACCACGACGCACAAAGTGGCCAGCAATACAGCGCCGAAGGCATCGAGCTGACCACGGGTGCGATCCGTGAAGCCACCTCCATCCCGGTCAAGCTCAACGCCTTCTTCGGCAGCAACCAGCCCGTGATGCGCGCGCGCACCGAGCTGCAAGGTGCGCTGCGCTTCGATACCAGGCTGCAACGCTATCAGTTCGAAGACCTGCGCCTGAGCGGCGAGGCATCCGGCGAGCCGCTGCAGGGCAAGACCCTCTCCTTCACCGCCCAGGGACAGTTGCTGGCTGATTTCGCGGCCGATATCGCCGAGTGGACCAGCCTCAAGTTCACTGCCAACCAGCTACGTGGCCTTGCCGAGCTGAAGGCGCGCGACGTGCAGGAGCAGCCGAAAATAACCGGCACCCTGTCCATCGCCGAGTTCAACCTGCGCGAGTTTCTCGACAGCATCGGCCAACAGATTCCCGCGACGGCCGACAACGCCGCCCTGAGCAAAGCCGAGCTGGTGACGCGCCTGAATGCAAGCTCGAACAGCCTGGCCTTCGAAGAGCTCGACCTGAAACTGGACGGCAGCACCTTTACCGGCCAGATCGGTATCAGCGATTTCGCCAAGCAGGCGCTGCGCGTCGACCTCAAGGGCGACCAACTGAATCTTGACCGTTACCTGCCGCCGCCCGGCAAGCAGGATTCGGCCGGTTCGGCGCGGAAGAGCGAAGTCGCAGCGACCGAAGCCGCGGTGATCGGCAGTGGCACCACACCGCTGCCAGACAAACCGACCCAGCAGGCCTGGAGCGAGGCCTCGGTCCTTCCAATAGGCACCCTGCGCGGCCTGGATACGCGGATCAACCTCACCATCGCCAGCCTCACCGCAATGAAACTGCCGCTTGACGACTTCGCCCTGAAGGCGCGCAGCGCCGGCGGCTTGCTCACCCTGGAAGACCTGCGCAGCAACCTCTACAACGGTCGCATCGAAGCCACCGCCAGCCTTGACGTGCGGCCGGACGTACCGCTGATAACCGCCCAGACCCGCTTGGCCCGCATCCCCGTAGAGCGTCTGCTGCAAAGCCAGGACGAGAACGTGACGATCAAAGGCCTGCTCAATCTGGACGGCGACATTCGCAGCCAGGGCAACAGCCAGAAGGCGTGGATCGACAATCTCAACGGCAAGATCGGTTTCCTCGTCGACAATGGCGTCCTCGTCGACGCCAACCTCGAGCAGCAGCTCTGTCGCGCCATCGCAACGCTCAACCGCAAACCCCTCACCAGCGAACCGCGCAGCAAGGACACGCCGTTCCGCCAGCTGAAGGGCAACCTCACGCTGCGCAACGGTGTCGCAACCAACCCCGACCTCAAGGCCAGCATTCCCGGCCTGACCGTCAACGGCAACGGCGATGTCGACCTGCGTGTATTGGGCATGGACTACCGCGTCGGCATCATCATCGAGGGCGACAAGGGCACCATGCCCGATCCGGCCTGCGCGGTAAATGAACGTTACGTCGGCATCGAATGGCCTCTGCGCTGCCGCGGTCCGCTGGAGCTGGGTGCCAAGGCCTGCCGCTTCGATAACGACGGACTCGGCAAGATCGCCGCCAGGCTTGCCGGCGAAAAGCTCAACGAGAAGATCGAAGAAAAGCTCGGCGACAAGGTCAGCCCTGAATTGAAAGACGCCCTGAAAGGCCTGTTCAACCGATGA
- the mutY gene encoding A/G-specific adenine glycosylase — MSPEQFSAAVLAWYDRHGRKDLPWQQAITPYRVWVSEIMLQQTQVSTVLGYFDRFMDALPTVQALASADEDEVLHLWTGLGYYSRARNLHKTAKLIVAEHGGQFPQCVDQLAALPGIGRSTAGAIASLSMGLRAPILDGNVKRVLARYVAQDGYPGEPKVARQLWDVAERLTPQTRVNHYTQAMMDLGATLCTRSKPSCLLCPLKAGCRAHLLGRETQYPVPKPRKTLPHKRTLMPLLANPEGAILLYRRPPTGLWGGLWSLPELDNLTDLDPLAARHSLQLQQRRALPGLTHTFSHFQLAIEPWLITVKGETNAVAEPDWLWYNLAAPPRLGLAAPVKTLLKRAAAELNAGEMS; from the coding sequence ATGAGCCCTGAGCAATTCAGCGCCGCGGTGCTCGCCTGGTACGACCGCCACGGGCGCAAGGATCTACCTTGGCAACAGGCAATCACGCCATACCGGGTATGGGTGTCGGAGATCATGTTGCAGCAGACCCAGGTCAGCACCGTGCTCGGCTACTTCGATCGTTTCATGGACGCACTGCCCACGGTGCAGGCCCTGGCCAGCGCGGATGAGGATGAAGTGCTGCACCTGTGGACCGGGCTCGGCTACTACAGCCGAGCCCGCAACCTGCACAAGACCGCGAAGCTGATCGTGGCCGAGCATGGCGGCCAATTCCCACAGTGCGTCGACCAACTTGCCGCACTGCCCGGCATCGGGCGTTCCACGGCAGGCGCGATCGCCAGCCTGAGCATGGGGCTGCGCGCACCGATACTCGACGGTAACGTCAAGCGGGTCCTGGCCCGCTACGTCGCGCAGGATGGCTATCCCGGCGAGCCGAAAGTCGCCCGGCAACTCTGGGACGTGGCCGAACGCCTGACGCCGCAAACCCGAGTCAACCATTACACCCAGGCAATGATGGACCTGGGCGCGACACTCTGCACGCGCAGCAAACCCAGTTGCCTGCTCTGTCCCTTGAAGGCCGGCTGCCGTGCGCACCTGCTCGGTCGCGAAACGCAGTACCCGGTGCCCAAGCCGCGCAAGACGCTGCCCCACAAGCGCACTTTGATGCCCCTGCTGGCAAACCCTGAGGGCGCAATCCTGCTCTACCGTCGCCCGCCCACCGGGCTGTGGGGCGGACTCTGGAGCCTGCCGGAACTGGACAACCTGACCGACCTCGACCCCCTGGCGGCACGTCATTCGTTGCAACTGCAGCAGCGCCGCGCGCTGCCGGGCCTGACCCATACATTCAGCCATTTCCAGCTGGCCATCGAGCCCTGGCTGATCACAGTCAAGGGCGAGACCAACGCCGTGGCCGAGCCAGACTGGCTCTGGTATAACCTCGCCGCCCCGCCGCGACTGGGGCTCGCCGCCCCGGTGAAGACGCTGCTCAAGCGCGCCGCCGCCGAATTGAACGCAGGAGAGATGTCATGA
- a CDS encoding oxidative damage protection protein: MTRTVNCRKYKEELPGLDRPPYPGPKGEDIYNNVSRKAWDDWQKHQTMLINERRLNMMNAEDRKFLQAEMDKFFSGEDYAQAEGYVPPSA, translated from the coding sequence ATGACCCGCACCGTGAACTGCCGCAAGTACAAAGAAGAACTGCCCGGCCTCGATCGCCCGCCCTACCCGGGCCCGAAAGGCGAGGATATCTACAACAATGTTTCCCGGAAGGCCTGGGACGACTGGCAAAAGCATCAGACCATGCTGATCAATGAACGCCGGCTGAACATGATGAACGCCGAGGACCGCAAGTTTCTCCAGGCCGAGATGGACAAATTCTTCTCTGGCGAAGACTACGCACAAGCCGAAGGCTACGTACCGCCGAGCGCGTAA
- a CDS encoding substrate-binding periplasmic protein — translation MQTVLSILVIWTLLTAAQASAAQWRFVTEDFPPFTYPADGPARTDRGISAGGPLVEVLQAVCARLQRDCTITLYPWRRALRLAEQGQVDGIFTLVRSPQRDELFHISRMLVTSRYSVFARDDSAFVFNRPSDLAGRLVGVYGPSGTSYILSERLKAVPDVQLHLTPDNRRLLRMLQSGRFGSEGLAVLNQDVAWHLIEDEHLEGLREAGGMGPISYGIGLSRKTVSETQFEAFEDALGAAIADGTVPAILRRHQLEPAY, via the coding sequence GTGCAAACGGTTCTCTCAATTCTGGTGATCTGGACCCTGTTGACCGCCGCCCAGGCCAGCGCGGCGCAATGGCGATTCGTCACCGAGGATTTTCCGCCCTTTACCTACCCGGCCGACGGCCCGGCCCGCACGGACCGCGGCATCAGTGCGGGCGGCCCGCTGGTGGAAGTCCTGCAGGCGGTCTGCGCACGCTTGCAGCGCGACTGCACGATCACCCTTTATCCCTGGCGACGGGCTCTGCGGCTCGCCGAGCAGGGCCAGGTAGACGGCATCTTCACCCTGGTGCGCTCGCCCCAGCGTGACGAGCTGTTTCACATCAGCCGAATGTTGGTAACGTCTCGCTACAGCGTCTTTGCCCGTGACGACAGCGCCTTCGTCTTCAATCGACCGAGCGACCTGGCAGGCCGGCTGGTCGGGGTGTACGGCCCCTCCGGAACCTCTTACATACTGTCCGAACGGCTCAAGGCGGTGCCGGACGTGCAGTTGCACCTGACCCCCGACAACCGACGGCTGTTGCGCATGTTGCAATCCGGACGCTTCGGCAGCGAAGGCCTGGCGGTGCTCAACCAGGATGTGGCCTGGCACCTGATCGAAGACGAGCATCTCGAAGGCCTGCGCGAAGCGGGGGGCATGGGGCCGATCAGCTACGGCATCGGGCTGTCGCGCAAGACGGTGAGCGAGACCCAGTTCGAGGCATTCGAGGACGCGCTCGGCGCGGCGATAGCCGATGGTACGGTGCCGGCCATCCTGCGCCGCCACCAGCTCGAACCGGCCTATTGA